A genomic segment from Streptomyces sp. NBC_00459 encodes:
- a CDS encoding aldehyde dehydrogenase family protein: protein MSNNNPTSTRDGVIGQDGSEVITVDQATGAEFARYPVAGKKEAAEAVADARSVAAAWWDLGFEGRAERLRAWRREIAVSGEEGAALIHAENGKPLDEARVEVLGILEHVQYAIENAERVLGRRDLPGSHTVPNQRAWLEYQPYGVVGVIGPWNFPLLTPGAILIEAIAAGNAAILKPSQITPGVGEWLVRTWQRAVPDLPSVLQSLNGFGATGGALIEAGLNKLAFTGSVTTGKTVAAQCAQSLTPVLLELGGKDGVVVAEDADLDEAARHVVWGAMQNTGHGCISLEVAYVVESVHDEFVEKVSELAKQVRVGSGEDAEIGPVPLPTQIPIIREHIRDALERGATATVGGLDAVGDRYVTPTVLVGVTPDSLAATEETFGPTLAVVKVADTEEAIAHINAGRYGLGSAVFSRDRGEAIARQLRVGMTSVNDALVFSMNPAVPFGGRGDSGYGRKQGEEGLREFAYPHSFTARTGPAQFSASTFGRPAGAIEGALAGVRDRILAESDKKTA, encoded by the coding sequence GTGAGCAACAACAATCCGACGAGCACGCGTGATGGAGTCATCGGACAGGACGGCAGTGAGGTCATCACCGTCGACCAGGCCACCGGAGCCGAGTTCGCGCGATACCCCGTGGCGGGGAAGAAGGAGGCGGCCGAGGCCGTCGCTGACGCCCGCTCGGTCGCCGCGGCCTGGTGGGACCTCGGATTCGAGGGCCGCGCGGAGCGGCTGCGTGCCTGGCGACGGGAGATAGCCGTCAGTGGCGAGGAGGGCGCCGCACTCATTCACGCCGAGAACGGCAAGCCCCTCGATGAGGCCCGCGTGGAAGTGCTCGGGATTCTGGAACACGTGCAGTACGCCATCGAGAACGCCGAGCGTGTGCTGGGACGCCGGGATCTCCCCGGCAGCCACACCGTGCCCAATCAGCGCGCGTGGCTCGAATACCAGCCCTACGGCGTCGTCGGTGTCATCGGTCCGTGGAACTTCCCCCTGCTCACCCCCGGGGCCATCCTGATCGAGGCGATCGCGGCCGGCAACGCCGCCATCCTCAAGCCCAGCCAGATCACGCCCGGCGTCGGGGAGTGGCTCGTCCGGACCTGGCAGCGGGCCGTTCCCGACCTTCCCTCCGTCCTGCAGAGCCTGAACGGGTTCGGGGCCACGGGCGGGGCGCTCATCGAGGCAGGTCTGAACAAGCTCGCCTTCACCGGCAGCGTCACCACGGGCAAGACCGTGGCCGCCCAGTGCGCACAGTCCCTGACCCCCGTTCTGCTGGAACTGGGAGGAAAGGACGGCGTCGTCGTGGCCGAGGACGCCGACCTGGACGAAGCCGCCAGGCACGTCGTGTGGGGCGCCATGCAGAACACCGGACACGGCTGCATCAGTCTCGAAGTGGCCTACGTCGTCGAGTCGGTCCACGACGAGTTCGTCGAGAAGGTCAGCGAGCTCGCCAAGCAGGTTCGCGTCGGCAGTGGCGAGGACGCGGAGATCGGGCCGGTTCCCCTGCCCACCCAGATCCCGATCATCCGGGAGCACATCCGGGACGCTCTCGAACGCGGTGCGACAGCCACCGTAGGCGGCCTCGACGCGGTGGGCGACCGCTATGTCACACCCACCGTCCTCGTCGGCGTGACCCCCGACTCCCTCGCGGCGACGGAGGAGACGTTCGGTCCGACACTGGCCGTCGTCAAGGTCGCCGACACCGAAGAGGCCATCGCTCACATCAACGCCGGCCGGTACGGACTGGGCAGTGCCGTCTTCAGCCGCGACCGCGGCGAAGCCATCGCCCGTCAGCTCCGCGTCGGAATGACCAGCGTCAACGACGCACTGGTGTTCTCCATGAACCCCGCGGTGCCCTTCGGCGGTCGCGGCGACAGCGGCTACGGGCGCAAGCAGGGCGAAGAAGGACTCCGGGAGTTCGCCTACCCGCACTCCTTCACCGCCAGGACCGGCCCCGCCCAGTTCTCGGCCAGCACCTTCGGCAGGCCCGCGGGCGCCATTGAGGGAGCTCTCGCCGGTGTGCGCGACAGGATCCTGGCCGAGAGCGACAAGAAGACCGCCTGA
- a CDS encoding SDR family NAD(P)-dependent oxidoreductase, translating to MIRTNALITGASSGIGAAYARLLADDHNLILVARRADRLAELAEELRARGAAVEVLPADLATQDGIAAVATRLAVGDVRMLISNAGAGGYAPLTDVDPAEIQGLLTLNAVAPVLLVRAALPGMLAAGEGSVVTVASLLAFSAGSTFAVRADGTPPQAPRRTLYVAAKAATVGFTRTLAGELADTPVRVQVVCPSIVATEWNGGVSRGNPQAMLPEDVASASLAGLRLGETVCVPGLEDQDSVLDALLAAEAGVMSGGFRPALATRYTDRPA from the coding sequence ATGATTCGCACCAATGCTCTGATTACTGGCGCCTCCTCCGGCATCGGCGCCGCCTACGCCCGCCTCCTGGCGGACGACCACAACCTCATCCTGGTCGCGCGACGTGCCGACCGGCTCGCCGAGCTCGCCGAGGAACTCCGCGCCCGTGGAGCGGCCGTCGAGGTGTTGCCCGCCGACCTCGCGACCCAGGACGGCATCGCCGCAGTCGCCACCCGGCTGGCCGTCGGCGATGTACGCATGCTGATCAGCAACGCCGGTGCCGGCGGATACGCTCCGCTGACCGATGTCGACCCGGCCGAAATCCAGGGCCTTCTCACCCTCAACGCGGTCGCCCCCGTCCTGCTGGTCCGCGCCGCGCTTCCCGGAATGCTCGCGGCCGGGGAAGGAAGCGTCGTCACTGTCGCCTCGCTGCTCGCCTTCAGTGCGGGCAGTACTTTCGCCGTTCGAGCGGACGGCACACCCCCGCAGGCACCCCGGCGTACCCTCTACGTCGCTGCGAAGGCCGCCACTGTGGGATTCACGCGCACGCTCGCGGGCGAACTCGCCGACACCCCGGTCCGTGTCCAGGTGGTGTGCCCCAGCATCGTGGCGACGGAGTGGAACGGTGGTGTCTCGCGCGGCAACCCGCAGGCCATGCTGCCTGAGGACGTGGCCTCGGCCAGCCTGGCCGGCCTGCGCCTCGGTGAGACCGTCTGTGTCCCTGGCCTGGAGGACCAGGACTCCGTGCTGGACGCGCTGCTCGCTGCGGAGGCCGGTGTGATGTCGGGCGGCTTCCGGCCCGCCCTCGCGACTCGCTACACGGATCGGCCAGCCTAG
- a CDS encoding NADP-dependent oxidoreductase has product MPKAVRFTEYGGIGVLNVVDVERTVPGERQVLVKVVAAGINPGEAAIRRGFLHDRFPATFPSGQGSDLAGIVEELGTGATGFAVGDEVIGFTHKRASHAEYVIVDDDHLTPRPAAVPWEQAGALFVAGTTAYAAVHAVRVKRGETVVVSGAAGGVGSLVVQLARHAGATVIGLASEPHHAWLARHGAIPLTYGEDVGERIRAVAGGTIDAFIDTFGAPYVELALELGVPGERINTIIDFPGAAKHGTKAEGSAAAASADVLRELATLIADGDLEIPVAGVYQLDEVREAFRELERRHTNGKIVLRP; this is encoded by the coding sequence ATGCCCAAAGCAGTGCGATTCACCGAGTACGGCGGCATCGGCGTACTGAACGTGGTCGATGTCGAACGGACCGTGCCCGGTGAACGCCAGGTCCTCGTCAAGGTGGTGGCGGCCGGGATCAACCCGGGCGAGGCCGCGATCCGGCGGGGGTTCCTGCACGACAGGTTTCCGGCGACGTTTCCGTCGGGGCAGGGCAGCGACCTCGCCGGGATTGTCGAGGAACTCGGCACGGGAGCCACCGGATTCGCCGTCGGTGACGAAGTGATCGGCTTCACCCACAAGCGGGCCAGCCACGCCGAGTACGTGATCGTCGACGACGACCACCTCACCCCCCGACCTGCGGCGGTCCCGTGGGAGCAGGCAGGCGCGCTCTTCGTCGCCGGGACCACGGCGTACGCGGCCGTGCACGCCGTCAGGGTCAAGCGTGGCGAGACCGTCGTCGTCTCCGGGGCCGCAGGCGGAGTGGGCTCTCTCGTCGTGCAACTCGCCCGGCACGCCGGAGCCACCGTCATCGGCCTGGCCAGTGAGCCCCACCACGCATGGCTCGCCCGGCACGGAGCGATCCCACTCACCTATGGCGAGGATGTCGGCGAGCGCATCCGCGCGGTGGCCGGCGGCACGATCGACGCCTTCATCGACACCTTCGGCGCTCCCTACGTCGAACTGGCACTGGAACTCGGTGTACCCGGTGAACGGATCAACACGATCATCGACTTCCCCGGCGCGGCCAAGCACGGCACCAAGGCGGAGGGCAGCGCGGCGGCGGCAAGCGCCGACGTTCTGCGGGAACTCGCCACGCTGATCGCCGATGGGGATCTGGAGATCCCCGTAGCAGGCGTCTACCAGCTCGACGAAGTCCGAGAGGCCTTCCGAGAGCTGGAACGCCGACACACGAACGGCAAGATCGTTCTCAGGCCCTGA
- a CDS encoding aldehyde dehydrogenase family protein: MAKPSQPEIRTRWSSQDAADQFTVDNPATGAPLAVVQGAGDKEVDQAVQAAYDAHFSWKARTARERGSWLRKIAQAIREHADEIATLECSDNGKPLTQARNGDVNAAIGLFEYFASLCDSMPGQVNDGGSLLDITVLEPYGVIAAIVPFNWPPIHTASKLAPALAVGNAVVIKPPEQAPLSAMRMVEIIQSVLPDDVVHILPGTGSIGSRLAGHPLVGKISFTGSPTTGVSVIKTAADNLTPTLMELGGKDPFIIFEDADLDLAVPWAIEGGLYNQGEACTSASRVLVHADVYDEVARRYGNAVKRLRVGNGIDPGTHIGPMVSAAQRKRVLDYIDIGVQEGATIAAQAPLPDDPELAGGYYVAPTLFTGVRPDMRIAQEEIFGPVISMIPFHDEDEAVRIANGTEFGLVAAVFTPDSERALRVSRALHTGFVFVNNYNRNFTGTPFGGVGASGYGRETSAETLREYGYSKNIRLVSGRGEMPRWAPSLEVTGHDK; encoded by the coding sequence GTGGCCAAGCCGTCACAACCCGAGATCCGCACCCGGTGGTCGTCCCAGGACGCCGCCGATCAGTTCACCGTCGACAACCCCGCGACCGGCGCGCCACTGGCCGTCGTCCAGGGCGCCGGCGACAAGGAAGTCGACCAGGCCGTACAGGCGGCCTACGACGCGCACTTCTCCTGGAAGGCCCGCACCGCCCGCGAGCGTGGCAGCTGGCTGCGGAAGATCGCTCAGGCGATCCGCGAGCACGCCGACGAGATCGCGACCCTGGAGTGCAGCGACAACGGCAAACCCCTGACCCAGGCGCGCAACGGGGACGTGAACGCGGCGATCGGGCTCTTCGAGTATTTCGCGAGCCTGTGCGACTCCATGCCCGGTCAGGTCAACGACGGCGGAAGCCTGCTGGACATCACGGTGCTCGAACCCTACGGCGTCATCGCCGCGATCGTGCCGTTCAACTGGCCGCCGATCCACACCGCCAGCAAGCTGGCCCCGGCGCTGGCCGTCGGCAACGCGGTGGTGATCAAGCCGCCGGAGCAGGCCCCGCTCTCAGCCATGCGCATGGTGGAGATCATCCAGTCCGTCCTGCCCGACGACGTGGTCCACATCCTTCCCGGCACCGGCTCGATCGGGTCCCGGCTCGCCGGCCACCCGCTCGTCGGCAAGATCTCGTTCACCGGGTCGCCCACCACCGGCGTCTCGGTCATCAAGACCGCTGCCGACAACCTGACGCCGACCCTGATGGAGCTCGGTGGCAAGGACCCGTTCATCATCTTCGAGGACGCGGACCTCGACCTGGCGGTGCCGTGGGCGATCGAGGGCGGCCTCTACAACCAGGGCGAGGCCTGCACCTCGGCGTCGCGTGTCCTGGTACACGCCGACGTCTACGACGAGGTCGCGCGCCGCTACGGCAACGCGGTGAAGCGGCTGCGCGTCGGCAACGGCATCGATCCCGGCACGCACATCGGACCGATGGTGTCCGCCGCCCAGCGCAAGCGGGTGCTGGACTACATCGACATAGGTGTCCAGGAGGGTGCCACGATCGCGGCGCAGGCGCCGCTCCCCGATGATCCGGAGCTGGCGGGCGGCTACTACGTCGCGCCGACACTGTTCACCGGCGTCCGCCCGGACATGCGCATCGCGCAGGAGGAGATCTTCGGCCCGGTCATCTCGATGATCCCGTTCCACGACGAGGACGAGGCCGTCAGGATCGCCAACGGCACCGAATTCGGCCTGGTCGCCGCGGTGTTCACGCCGGACTCGGAGCGCGCACTGCGGGTCAGCCGCGCCCTGCACACCGGGTTCGTCTTCGTGAACAACTACAACCGGAACTTCACGGGCACGCCGTTCGGCGGTGTCGGCGCGAGCGGCTACGGCCGGGAAACCTCGGCAGAAACCCTTCGCGAGTACGGCTACAGCAAGAACATCCGCCTGGTCTCCGGGAGGGGCGAGATGCCGCGCTGGGCGCCGTCCCTGGAGGTGACCGGACACGACAAGTGA
- a CDS encoding XdhC family protein, whose protein sequence is MLNIRDTLHGWCHEDRPFALATVIGIRGSAPLPVGTALAVDADGNAVGGISGGCVEAAVYELGRQVLADHAAPVRVAFGYSDSDAFAAGLTCGGEIDVLVQRVEPGVQSHLAAALDAVTAGRPSAVAHIVDGPGELVGRTLHVPDEGAHEGTLGDENEDRAVVAHARALLRAGRTALIEVGGGGGGAENSDDGTCLRKLTVLVHVHASRPRMLIFGAVDFTAALSRAGSFLGYRVTVCDARPVFATPARFPHADEVVSDWPHRYLVATETDARTAVCVLTHDAKFDIPLLSLALTLPVGYIGAMGSRRTHEHRVGLLREAGVSQDQLARLHSPIGLDIGARTPEETAISITSEIIAHTNRATGRPLSDGVGPIHPSAQPLPGLATVP, encoded by the coding sequence ATCAGAGGCAGCGCCCCTCTGCCAGTCGGCACCGCACTGGCCGTGGACGCCGACGGCAACGCGGTCGGCGGCATCTCCGGCGGCTGCGTCGAGGCAGCGGTGTACGAACTCGGCCGCCAGGTGCTGGCCGACCACGCTGCCCCCGTACGCGTTGCTTTCGGGTACTCCGACTCGGACGCCTTCGCCGCCGGCCTGACCTGCGGCGGAGAGATAGACGTCCTGGTGCAGCGTGTGGAGCCCGGCGTCCAATCCCATCTCGCCGCCGCCCTCGATGCCGTGACCGCCGGACGTCCGTCGGCCGTGGCCCACATCGTGGACGGTCCCGGTGAGCTCGTCGGCCGTACGCTCCATGTCCCCGACGAGGGGGCCCACGAGGGCACGCTCGGCGACGAGAACGAGGACCGGGCGGTCGTGGCGCATGCGCGTGCACTCCTGCGGGCGGGCCGTACAGCCTTGATCGAGGTCGGTGGCGGTGGGGGAGGAGCAGAGAACTCGGACGACGGCACCTGCCTGCGCAAGCTCACCGTCCTCGTCCACGTCCACGCGTCCCGCCCACGGATGCTGATCTTCGGCGCCGTCGACTTCACCGCCGCCCTGAGCCGGGCGGGGAGCTTCCTCGGCTACCGGGTGACCGTCTGCGACGCCCGCCCGGTCTTCGCGACCCCTGCCCGCTTCCCGCACGCCGACGAGGTGGTCAGCGACTGGCCCCACCGCTACCTCGTGGCCACCGAGACCGACGCCCGCACCGCCGTCTGCGTCCTCACCCACGACGCCAAGTTCGACATCCCCCTGCTGAGCCTGGCACTGACCCTTCCGGTCGGCTACATCGGCGCCATGGGCTCGCGACGTACCCACGAGCACCGCGTCGGCCTGCTCCGGGAAGCCGGTGTCTCCCAGGACCAACTGGCGCGTCTGCACTCACCGATCGGCCTGGACATCGGCGCCCGTACTCCCGAGGAGACGGCGATCTCCATCACGTCGGAGATCATCGCTCACACCAACCGCGCCACAGGACGGCCGCTGTCGGACGGTGTCGGCCCCATCCACCCTTCCGCGCAGCCTCTGCCCGGCCTGGCGACGGTGCCGTAA
- a CDS encoding response regulator transcription factor, which translates to MTIRVLLADDQALVRTSFRMLIESEPDMSVVGEAATGEEAVELARSTLADVVLMDIRMPDMDGLAATRAISADEDLAGVRVLILTTFEADEHVFQALRAGASGFLGKSVELSYLLDAIRLVALGEALLSPRATRALIAHYLTTPDRTSAPAPELTTLTDRERQVLDFVAAGLSNDAIAEQLHISPSTAKTHVNRIMTKLHVRDRAQLVVIAYQTGHAHPGA; encoded by the coding sequence ATGACCATCCGCGTTCTGCTCGCCGACGACCAGGCCCTCGTCCGCACCAGCTTCCGCATGCTCATCGAGTCGGAGCCGGACATGTCGGTCGTCGGAGAGGCGGCGACGGGCGAAGAGGCCGTCGAACTGGCCCGCAGCACCCTTGCCGACGTCGTACTGATGGACATCCGGATGCCCGACATGGACGGTCTCGCCGCCACGCGCGCCATCTCGGCGGACGAGGACCTCGCGGGCGTACGAGTGCTGATCCTGACGACCTTCGAAGCCGACGAGCACGTCTTCCAGGCGCTGCGTGCCGGGGCCAGCGGATTTCTCGGCAAGAGTGTGGAGCTCTCCTACCTCCTCGACGCCATCCGCCTGGTCGCCCTCGGAGAGGCGTTGCTGTCACCCAGGGCGACCAGGGCACTCATCGCCCACTACCTCACCACACCCGACAGGACGAGCGCTCCGGCCCCGGAGTTGACGACCCTGACCGACCGCGAGCGCCAAGTGCTCGATTTCGTGGCGGCCGGCCTTTCCAACGATGCCATCGCCGAGCAGCTCCACATCTCGCCCTCCACCGCCAAGACACACGTGAACCGCATCATGACCAAGCTCCACGTCCGCGACCGCGCCCAACTCGTCGTGATCGCCTACCAGACCGGCCACGCCCACCCCGGCGCGTGA
- a CDS encoding sensor histidine kinase: MIAPASLRRLTGAHPRLVDAALATLVGGVGLLPLLFGRSPDGARPSSADAVAVAIALLLLTARRRAPLPVLTLAVLGEVAFTVHSSYPSQPLKLAALIAVYTVARTVRRRTALIAVSGTALSLYGAIAYAVDSASSPEAGAMFAWTGMFAAVGATVRTWHDYVAAMEERALRAEASKEEEARRRVAEERLRIARELHDVIAHHIALITIQAGVAGRFLRGQPDQAEVALAHIREAGRTVLDELGPLLYVLRQSGDETDAVQPAEPVPGLSRLAGLLESLTAAGLSVRHRQAGHPRPLPTAIDLAAYRVIQEGLTNAHKHGATAEADLVVDYGPDELGVRITNPLRSGPYPASAATGTGHGLTGMRERVHAVGGSLHAETVDDGCFRLAVQLPLPAHGPPADNRAADRSGTALHATAAEGRQR, encoded by the coding sequence GTGATCGCACCGGCGTCGCTGCGACGGCTGACCGGCGCTCACCCGCGCCTGGTGGATGCCGCCCTCGCCACACTCGTGGGTGGTGTCGGCCTGCTTCCTCTGCTGTTCGGACGATCGCCCGACGGCGCACGGCCGTCGAGCGCCGACGCCGTCGCCGTGGCGATCGCGCTCCTGCTTCTGACGGCCCGTCGCCGGGCACCGCTGCCCGTCCTGACGCTCGCTGTGCTCGGGGAGGTGGCCTTCACCGTCCACTCGTCGTATCCGTCGCAGCCGCTGAAGCTCGCCGCGTTGATCGCGGTCTACACCGTGGCCCGAACGGTCCGTCGGCGGACCGCCTTGATCGCGGTCTCGGGCACGGCTCTCTCCCTGTACGGCGCCATCGCCTACGCGGTGGATTCGGCCTCCAGCCCGGAGGCCGGCGCCATGTTCGCCTGGACCGGGATGTTCGCCGCCGTCGGGGCCACCGTCCGCACCTGGCACGACTACGTCGCCGCCATGGAAGAGCGAGCACTGCGGGCGGAGGCGAGCAAGGAGGAAGAGGCCCGCCGCCGGGTCGCCGAAGAACGGCTGCGCATCGCAAGGGAACTCCACGACGTGATCGCCCACCACATCGCCCTGATCACCATTCAGGCAGGAGTCGCCGGCCGCTTCCTTCGGGGCCAACCGGATCAGGCCGAGGTGGCGCTCGCCCACATCCGTGAGGCCGGCCGCACAGTCCTGGACGAACTGGGCCCGCTGCTGTACGTACTACGGCAGTCCGGCGACGAGACGGACGCGGTGCAGCCGGCCGAACCCGTGCCCGGCCTGTCCCGCCTCGCAGGGCTCCTCGAGTCGCTGACCGCCGCCGGGCTGAGCGTGCGCCATCGGCAGGCAGGCCACCCGCGCCCCCTGCCGACCGCCATCGACCTGGCCGCCTACCGCGTCATCCAGGAGGGGCTGACCAACGCACACAAGCACGGCGCGACCGCCGAGGCGGACCTGGTCGTCGACTACGGGCCCGACGAACTGGGCGTTCGGATCACCAACCCCCTGCGCTCCGGCCCGTACCCGGCGTCGGCCGCGACGGGTACCGGACACGGGCTGACGGGCATGCGCGAGCGCGTCCACGCGGTCGGCGGCAGCCTCCACGCCGAAACAGTCGACGACGGTTGTTTTCGCCTCGCTGTGCAGCTACCGCTGCCCGCACACGGACCACCGGCCGACAACCGCGCGGCGGATCGGTCCGGCACGGCCCTGCACGCCACAGCCGCCGAGGGGAGGCAGCGATGA
- a CDS encoding MarR family winged helix-turn-helix transcriptional regulator has product MIRNNEEPVGLNALDRVTWALRRAELAVQALKEQRLRPLGLVAAHYTLLISVHDEPGLTGAELARRLNVTPQAIASLVARLESRGQLERREHPRHRHVQELHLTDAGRESLSAADKVIADIELQVTDGLGTKETAQLRALLNRVTETIRED; this is encoded by the coding sequence GTGATACGAAACAACGAGGAGCCCGTCGGTCTCAACGCGCTCGACCGGGTGACCTGGGCCTTGCGCCGCGCGGAGCTGGCAGTGCAGGCGCTGAAGGAACAGCGGCTGCGCCCACTGGGCTTGGTGGCGGCGCACTACACGCTCCTGATCTCGGTGCACGACGAACCCGGGCTGACCGGAGCCGAGTTGGCCCGCCGCCTCAACGTGACCCCCCAGGCCATCGCCTCACTGGTGGCACGCCTGGAAAGCCGCGGCCAGCTGGAGAGGCGCGAGCATCCGCGTCACCGGCATGTACAGGAACTGCATCTCACCGACGCCGGGCGGGAGTCACTGAGCGCCGCCGACAAGGTGATAGCCGACATCGAGCTGCAGGTCACCGACGGTCTCGGCACGAAGGAGACCGCGCAGCTGCGGGCGCTGCTCAACCGGGTGACCGAGACGATTCGCGAGGACTGA
- a CDS encoding amidohydrolase family protein: MSDERPFRAVTPPAEPLTAATRRGFLAATAAAGGAAVAGGLVAGQPALAAEAVPGSPASMKVGGSKDHRNAKKEKKMRIVAVEEAFSIPGAIRQEAAIRQRLEATEETKREWFRRLDDVTELRLADMDANGVDMQVLSYSTPGLEVIEDPAEAVAVARRVNDYLAKAVASHPKRFAGFAVLPLQDPKAAVVELRRAVNELGLKGVLYNDHVRGHYLDEPQFRPVWAELERLGVTLYLHPAVIPADKWRVFDGHPVLVGPSWGWTATVGAHALRLIYGGVFDEFPGASVMLGHMGELLPFQMARLDSRYPAQVPVERRVQHLPSYYLRNNVYVTTSGVMSHAALLGAVHAVGVDRVLFSIDYPFESSADAVAFLRSAPYARADLARIAHGNAERVLGL; the protein is encoded by the coding sequence ATGTCCGACGAACGTCCTTTCCGAGCCGTGACTCCACCCGCCGAGCCCCTGACCGCAGCCACCCGGCGAGGATTCCTCGCCGCGACCGCCGCTGCCGGAGGAGCCGCCGTAGCCGGCGGTCTGGTCGCGGGACAACCCGCGCTCGCCGCGGAGGCAGTGCCTGGCAGCCCTGCCTCCATGAAAGTCGGCGGCTCGAAAGACCATCGGAACGCCAAGAAGGAGAAGAAGATGCGCATCGTAGCTGTGGAGGAGGCGTTCTCCATTCCCGGAGCCATCCGGCAGGAGGCGGCGATCCGTCAGCGCTTGGAGGCAACGGAGGAGACCAAGCGGGAGTGGTTCCGGCGCCTGGACGACGTGACCGAACTGCGGCTGGCCGACATGGACGCCAACGGCGTCGACATGCAGGTCCTCTCTTACTCCACGCCGGGCCTGGAAGTGATCGAGGATCCGGCGGAGGCGGTGGCCGTGGCGCGACGGGTCAACGACTATCTGGCCAAGGCGGTCGCCAGTCATCCGAAGCGGTTCGCGGGCTTCGCGGTCCTTCCGCTGCAGGACCCGAAGGCCGCCGTCGTGGAGCTGCGCCGGGCGGTGAACGAGCTCGGGCTCAAGGGTGTGCTGTACAACGACCATGTACGGGGGCACTACCTGGACGAGCCGCAGTTCAGGCCCGTATGGGCCGAGCTGGAGCGCCTCGGCGTGACGCTGTATCTGCATCCGGCTGTCATTCCGGCCGACAAGTGGCGTGTCTTCGACGGGCATCCCGTGCTGGTCGGGCCGTCCTGGGGCTGGACCGCGACGGTGGGCGCCCATGCACTCCGGCTGATCTACGGCGGCGTGTTCGACGAGTTCCCGGGCGCATCAGTGATGTTGGGTCACATGGGCGAGCTGCTGCCGTTCCAGATGGCCCGGCTCGACAGCCGCTACCCCGCCCAAGTTCCGGTTGAGCGGAGGGTGCAGCACCTGCCCTCGTACTACCTGCGCAACAACGTGTACGTCACCACCAGCGGAGTCATGTCCCATGCCGCGCTGCTGGGAGCCGTCCATGCTGTCGGTGTCGACCGGGTGCTGTTCTCCATCGACTACCCGTTCGAGTCCAGCGCCGATGCGGTGGCGTTCCTGCGTTCCGCACCGTACGCGCGGGCCGACCTCGCCCGCATCGCGCACGGCAATGCCGAACGCGTTCTGGGGCTGTGA
- a CDS encoding MarR family winged helix-turn-helix transcriptional regulator, with protein sequence MTHDDERTIAANAQDRVTWALRRTEWAVQARKDQRLRPLGIAAAQYTLLISVHGDPGLTGAELARRLNVTPQAVASQVARLEERGQLERRPHPRHRHVQELHLTDAGRDSLRDADAVIVGIEEQIAEKLGPKKAAQLRTLLDEVACVVREA encoded by the coding sequence GTGACACATGATGACGAGCGGACGATCGCCGCCAACGCGCAGGACCGGGTGACCTGGGCTCTACGGCGGACGGAGTGGGCAGTTCAGGCCCGGAAGGACCAACGGCTACGACCGCTGGGAATCGCGGCCGCGCAGTACACGCTACTGATCTCCGTCCACGGCGATCCCGGCCTGACCGGTGCGGAACTGGCCCGCCGCCTGAACGTCACCCCGCAGGCGGTGGCCTCGCAGGTGGCCCGTCTGGAGGAGCGGGGCCAACTGGAACGCCGACCGCATCCGCGCCACCGCCATGTGCAGGAGCTGCACCTCACTGACGCGGGCCGTGACTCCCTGCGCGATGCCGATGCCGTGATCGTGGGGATCGAAGAGCAGATCGCCGAGAAGCTGGGCCCCAAGAAGGCCGCACAACTGAGGACTCTGCTCGACGAGGTGGCCTGCGTGGTCCGGGAGGCATGA